The genomic DNA TTTAAGTGCTCCAGCTCAAACTGCAAGGGCAGGCCAATTAGCTTAAGTCCACTCAGCTGAGTTTGTGGGCAGCCTTGCCACTGCGCATCATCTAAAGCCGCGAATATAGCGGGATTGATTGAGCTATTGGCCAACGCACAGTAAGCCACAAGACAACCAGCCAGAATGCTGCTAGAAACTAGCCTTCGCCACACTAACTTAGCCTTGCTATGAGCTTGCAAATTAACCGGCTCCTACCTCATTTTAACGGCTTAACTACATCAACTAAGCGCAGCATAACAAGCAGGCTAGGCGCAGGCTATTAGTTTTCTTGGCTTGACGGATCGGCAAATCCAGATAAAAACTTAGTAACTTAAGAGGAATAAAAATAATATCGATAACGCTTATTGGCAGGGAGGGGAAATATGCCTTGGTGGTGGTTTATAGTAATGGCGCTGATCGCAGCGATGGTGGTCTATCAACTATGGCGGAATGTTCAACAGCGGCGTTGGGATCACCAACAACCCATGCACAAGCTTTGGGTTAGAGTGTCGAAGCTAGAAGAGCAGCCCATCACTCGTCCAGGTAAGCATAATGACGGTCGCCAGCTACGTTACCGCTACTTTGTTGAATTTTCCCCCTTAGAAGGCGGACAGGCTCGGCGTTTCACGATAAAACGCAGCCAGTATCAACAATTAGACCCAAACTTACGCGGAGAACTCACCATTCAAGGCTCGCGTTTAGTGCGTTTTGAAGTGGGAGAACCACCCTCTGATGGCACCATTGAAGGGTAGCAGCGCCACCAGCAGCCCAAGAGCAATAAACAAGGCCCCCCAAGCGTGGTAGGCAAATAGCTGCTCTCCCAATAAACCCAGCCCCAATATCGCGCCAAATAGCGGCATTAAATGAATATATTGGCCAGCAATGCCGGCACCCACAATTTTCACCCCATAGTTCCACGCTAAATACGCCAATAAAGAAGGGAAAATGGCTACGTAGGCCAAGGCCCATAGGGTATCGTGAGTTAAGGGAAAGGCCGCCTGCGGTAAATTCAGCCAATAAAACGGACTCAGCACCACAGAGCCAATCACCAAGGTGCAGCCTAAAAATGCAGCCCCGCTGAGCTCGCTGGGCTTATAACGTAAACCAATCGAGTACAGCGCCCACACCAAAGAAGACAATACAATCCAGCCATCACCGGTGTTAATGCGCAACTGGCTTAAGTGTTGCCACTGCCCCTTCAGCAGCAATACCAATACCCCTAAAAACGATAAACCAATGCCCAATCCTTGGCGAAGCGACATTTTGTAACCCAAGCACAAGCTACTTAGCAGTAAAATAAAAATCGGGATCATCGAATTAATTATTAAGGCATTGGTAGCGGTGGTGGTTTGCAAACCAATATAGACACAAGAGTTAAAGCTCACCACGCCCAAACAGGCCAAAACGCTAATCACTAACCAGTGACGCACAATCAGCTCGCGCTGCCGCCACATACTAGAAAAAACCAAAGGTAAAGCGATCAACATGGCTAAGGTCCAACGCCAATAAGACAATGACATAGCAGGAATTTGTTCTGATATGTAACGCCCAGTGATAAAATTTCCAGCCCAAAATAGCGGTGGTAATACCAACAAGCCATAGGCTAACAGCCTTCCCTTCATAAAACCTTTCCTTTGCCCTCTGGACGTCAAGCGCTTTGGGCTGTTAGGGTATAGCATCATGGATGTTTTTGCAGTACTATCCGGCACGCGTTGAGAGCGCTTTCTAAGATATTTTATTTCATGGATAACGATCAATGAGTCTACTTGAGGCCATTAATGCAGGTTTGCATGTTACAGCAATTATTTTGCTAGCAGGCGCCCTGTACTCAGAAGCCTTTTTGTTCCGTCGAGGAATGACCCAAGATGATGTGAAAAAGCTGTTGTTGGCCGACGCCACCCACGCTTTCTCTACGGTATTGATCTTCACCACCGGTGCGCTACGGCTATTTGTGTTTCATAGCACTGATCGAGTTTATTTAGATAACCCCTTCTTTGCCTTAAAAATGCTGCTGTTTTTTATTGTGGTACTGCTGTCGCTGTACCCCTCATCCACTTTTTATCGTTGGCGTAAAGCCTTAAAACAAGGCAAACCGTCAATGATTAGTTATCGCCAGCACTCTTCGGTTATTTGGCTAATTCGTTTAGAATTAAGCGTATTATTACTGATCCCCATGCTGGTAACACTGGCCCGTGCTGGCTTTGGCGAATAATAAAGCCAGCTAAACGCAACCACGCTAACAGTATGTAAGCAACGAGAGGTGGAGCTTTTGCACCATGCGTCCTATTCATTCACTAGTGAGCAGCTCTTAGCCCAAAGCTATAGTCAAAGTATCGAGCCTTACTGGCAGCAATACGCAGAGCCTGGCAGCTTTAAAGGTGTAAACCAGCTTAATATTCACTACTTAAAACTCCCTGCCGCTACGCCCACTAATAAACTAATTGTATTGTCTCCGGGCCGCACTGAAGGCTATTTAAAATATGCAGAACTGGCCTACGACCTCGCTCAGCAACACTACGATGTACTCATTATTGACCATCGCGGCCAAGGCCTATCAGACCGAGAAACAGCTCGCCAGCAACCCGGCGATGTGGCCAACTTTCAATATTATGTAGACGACTTAGCCGAGCTCATTAATCGCCACTTAGCCGCACATAACTATCAAGATAAATATCTACTAGCACATTCCATGGGCGGCGCTATCGTCGCGCGTTACTTAGAGCAACAGCCTGCCGATTTTAACGCGGTGGCTTTATCGGCCCCCATGTTTGGGATTAATCTGGGCGCCGTACCTAAGCCCATTGCCGCAGGCTTAAGCCGCACCATCCACCAACTAGAGCAACGCTTTAAACGAGGCCCTTACTACGCCCCAGGCCAAAAAGACTATCGGCCTAGTAGCTTTGCTGCTAACCACCTCACCCACAGCCAAGCCCGTTACCAACAGATGCTGGCGGTGTACCAGCGCCACCCGCAAATCCAGCTGGGGGGGCCAACTAATCGCTGGTTAACAGAAAGCTTTAATGCCATGCAACAATGCATCAACAACGCTCACAAGATCACGCGTCCACTACTATTATTACAAGCAGAGCAAGATCAAATTGTAACGGCAGAAGGGCAGCGTGGCTTTTTTCAAGCGCTAAATTCTTCGTCGGCAGCTGCGAGCCAGTTTTCCATTATTACTGGTGCTAAGCACGAGATCATGTTTGAGCGAGATGCCATTCGCAATCTCGCCTTAAGCAAAGTTCTCGACTTCTTCGCGCAGCATACTAACGAAGGTTAAATCCGCAGTAACAGGATTAACCAAGGAGTAACTATGTATCAACTCATCGCTAGCGACCTCGATGGCACTCTACTCAACCCCGACCATCAAGTGTCTGAACATACTCTGCAAACCATTACCCGTTT from Agarivorans gilvus includes the following:
- a CDS encoding DUF2500 family protein, producing MPWWWFIVMALIAAMVVYQLWRNVQQRRWDHQQPMHKLWVRVSKLEEQPITRPGKHNDGRQLRYRYFVEFSPLEGGQARRFTIKRSQYQQLDPNLRGELTIQGSRLVRFEVGEPPSDGTIEG
- a CDS encoding DMT family transporter, with the translated sequence MKGRLLAYGLLVLPPLFWAGNFITGRYISEQIPAMSLSYWRWTLAMLIALPLVFSSMWRQRELIVRHWLVISVLACLGVVSFNSCVYIGLQTTTATNALIINSMIPIFILLLSSLCLGYKMSLRQGLGIGLSFLGVLVLLLKGQWQHLSQLRINTGDGWIVLSSLVWALYSIGLRYKPSELSGAAFLGCTLVIGSVVLSPFYWLNLPQAAFPLTHDTLWALAYVAIFPSLLAYLAWNYGVKIVGAGIAGQYIHLMPLFGAILGLGLLGEQLFAYHAWGALFIALGLLVALLPFNGAIRGWFSHFKTH
- a CDS encoding DUF2214 family protein, encoding MSLLEAINAGLHVTAIILLAGALYSEAFLFRRGMTQDDVKKLLLADATHAFSTVLIFTTGALRLFVFHSTDRVYLDNPFFALKMLLFFIVVLLSLYPSSTFYRWRKALKQGKPSMISYRQHSSVIWLIRLELSVLLLIPMLVTLARAGFGE
- a CDS encoding alpha/beta fold hydrolase, whose translation is MHHASYSFTSEQLLAQSYSQSIEPYWQQYAEPGSFKGVNQLNIHYLKLPAATPTNKLIVLSPGRTEGYLKYAELAYDLAQQHYDVLIIDHRGQGLSDRETARQQPGDVANFQYYVDDLAELINRHLAAHNYQDKYLLAHSMGGAIVARYLEQQPADFNAVALSAPMFGINLGAVPKPIAAGLSRTIHQLEQRFKRGPYYAPGQKDYRPSSFAANHLTHSQARYQQMLAVYQRHPQIQLGGPTNRWLTESFNAMQQCINNAHKITRPLLLLQAEQDQIVTAEGQRGFFQALNSSSAAASQFSIITGAKHEIMFERDAIRNLALSKVLDFFAQHTNEG